In Lacibacter sp. H375, one DNA window encodes the following:
- the purN gene encoding phosphoribosylglycinamide formyltransferase gives MTSIAIFASGAGSNARKIIEHFSRHPKIRVELIVCNKPNAGVLNIADEHGIPTLILDKEQFFRGNAYVDEFRVDDIKFIVLAGFLWKIPDALIHAYPEKIVNIHPALLPKYGGKGMYGNFVHEAVIANKETESGITIHLVDEVYDHGKIIFQAKCEVKKDDTPESLAARIHELEHKHYAKVIEQLVS, from the coding sequence ATGACAAGTATCGCCATTTTCGCTTCCGGCGCCGGGAGCAATGCCCGTAAAATTATTGAGCACTTTTCCCGGCACCCAAAAATACGGGTTGAACTGATAGTTTGCAATAAACCTAATGCAGGTGTATTAAATATTGCCGATGAGCATGGCATTCCTACCTTAATCTTAGATAAGGAGCAGTTTTTTCGGGGTAACGCTTATGTTGATGAATTTAGGGTTGATGACATTAAGTTTATTGTGTTGGCGGGTTTCTTATGGAAGATTCCCGATGCACTCATTCATGCCTATCCTGAGAAGATCGTTAACATACATCCTGCTTTATTACCGAAGTATGGCGGCAAAGGCATGTACGGAAATTTTGTACATGAAGCTGTGATAGCTAACAAAGAAACCGAAAGCGGCATCACTATTCACCTGGTTGATGAAGTGTATGATCATGGAAAGATCATTTTCCAGGCAAAGTGTGAAGTAAAGAAAGATGACACGCCAGAATCATTAGCTGCACGTATTCATGAACTCGAACACAAGCATTATGCAAAAGTGATTGAGCAGCTGGTTTCGTAA
- a CDS encoding FkbM family methyltransferase — translation MTPFFNTGILLRLKRLVKKLPVVITRNQQYDSQTKQIIRKVCNAHSNTVDVGTHNGDLLDVLLQQSPYGTHFGFEPLPGLYESLRAKYRQQKNIVLFDVALSEANGNSSFNHVTSNPSYSGIKKRNYDRTNETDETIEVKTARLDDVLLQENIKIDFMKIDVEGAELGVLKGAAQLIKRDRPVIVFECGLGGTDVYDTTPAELFTFFAEYGYTISLLKNYLKEEQALNKTLFEEQYYQKLNYYFVAFP, via the coding sequence ATGACCCCGTTTTTCAATACCGGCATCTTACTTCGGTTGAAACGTTTGGTAAAGAAACTGCCTGTTGTTATTACAAGAAATCAACAGTACGACAGCCAGACCAAACAGATCATTCGCAAAGTATGTAATGCACACAGCAACACGGTTGATGTGGGCACGCATAACGGTGATTTGCTTGATGTGTTGTTGCAACAATCTCCATACGGTACGCATTTTGGCTTTGAACCTTTGCCGGGTCTTTATGAATCACTTCGTGCCAAGTACCGGCAACAGAAAAATATTGTGTTATTCGATGTGGCTTTGAGTGAAGCAAACGGTAACAGTAGTTTCAATCATGTTACCAGTAACCCTTCTTACAGCGGTATTAAAAAACGGAACTACGACCGTACAAACGAAACTGATGAAACGATTGAAGTAAAAACAGCCAGGCTTGATGATGTTTTGTTACAGGAAAACATAAAGATCGACTTTATGAAGATCGATGTGGAAGGAGCCGAGTTAGGCGTTTTAAAAGGAGCCGCACAATTGATCAAACGTGACAGGCCAGTGATCGTATTCGAATGTGGGTTGGGCGGCACAGATGTGTATGATACAACTCCTGCAGAACTGTTTACCTTCTTTGCTGAGTATGGCTATACCATTTCGCTGTTAAAGAATTATTTGAAGGAAGAGCAAGCTCTCAACAAAACTTTATTTGAAGAACAGTATTACCAAAAACTGAATTATTATTTTGTGGCGTTTCCTTGA